From Varibaculum massiliense, a single genomic window includes:
- a CDS encoding CarD family transcriptional regulator: MTFEIGQTVVYPHHGAAVIENITTRKLKGEDTTYLMLRVTNGDMTIQVPAANVDMVGVRDVVDEEGLKEVLAVLQEPHIEEPSNWSRRYKANGEKIATGDILKVSEVVRDLTFRDNERGLSAGEKRMLAKARAILISELALAKDEDEEAASDRLDKIMEEAQVEHDRVNNK; this comes from the coding sequence ATGACATTTGAAATCGGCCAGACCGTTGTTTACCCCCATCACGGTGCCGCGGTGATCGAAAATATCACTACCCGCAAACTCAAAGGTGAAGACACCACCTACCTGATGCTCCGGGTCACCAATGGAGATATGACTATCCAGGTGCCAGCAGCAAATGTGGATATGGTAGGGGTTCGCGATGTGGTTGACGAGGAAGGACTCAAAGAAGTGCTTGCCGTGCTACAGGAGCCTCATATTGAAGAGCCCTCCAACTGGTCGCGTCGCTACAAGGCCAATGGCGAAAAAATTGCTACCGGAGATATTTTGAAAGTCTCGGAAGTAGTGCGGGATTTAACTTTCCGTGACAACGAACGCGGGCTGTCTGCAGGGGAAAAACGGATGTTGGCTAAAGCGCGGGCAATCCTAATTTCCGAACTCGCCCTAGCTAAGGACGAGGACGAGGAAGCCGCCTCCGATCGCCTCGATAAAATCATGGAAGAAGCCCAGGTAGAACACGACCGGGTCAATAACAAGTAA